A region of the Culex quinquefasciatus strain JHB chromosome 1, VPISU_Cqui_1.0_pri_paternal, whole genome shotgun sequence genome:
tttttgtattttgcaatttaaaaattactgtatctcgaagccattgcgtcgtatcaaaaagtggtcaaagacaaacttgtaggaaattggacgggctttctgaaaaaaatacactgaaacaaaaatacacgccacttctatgagattttctatgagatagtaaattagcttacgtaaatatcaaaacgagtcaaatcaaaaagctgtcaaaggcaaacttatgggaaattggacgagctttccggtaaaaatattaacgagactgaaaaaccaagtctgtcatatagaaattgccaaaaaccaccaaaaaacccattttttcatcatttttatttctaaaaccgctgtatcttcccaaggattggacataggacaatggtcaatatggagactttatgtaaaattggctggGGAATCAATTCCCActatgggttttttttaaattttgacgtttagaccacttttaaaaaaaaacagttttagtaaatgatttttgtatttttttttttaggagagacataccatcctgaatttttcgtcagtcttttggtaacatcttaagctatttcctcaaaaattttgaacgaaaaaaaatcgtgaccacacctttaaatttaagttttagacttaaaaatcgaaaaatctcatagaagtggcgtgtatttttgtttcagtgtattttttcagaaagcccgtccaatttcctacaagtttgtctttgaccactttttgatacgacgcaatggcttcgagatacagtaatttttaaattgcaaaatacaaaaatatttaaatatcttacgcccttctcaaatgttattttcgagtactattggctccatatacacaaaaatggcttatataggcctaggataacatgtctaaaaagtttcattgaaatcggagagggtcggatacaaaagtaccagaaaaactaacttaatccacctatgtggttggagccttcctcacaacaatggctgtacacaagtttcatcaattttttagatccggcttccaaaaagtacatcgatatcacttaagtggccatatctcgagacagggttgtcagatcttcaatgttttgggctcgttggaaaggttttttgataacctaaccaacgatgggtcggatgatggatccggacaaagtttacatacatttaagtgagatccggcttcagaaaagtacataattgtcacttaagtggccatatctcgagacagggttgccagatcttcaatgttttggactcgatggaaaggtcttttgataacctaaccaacgatgggtcggataatggacccggacatagtttacatacatttaagtgagatccggcttcaaaaaagtacatcaatatcacttaagtgggcatatctcgagacagggttgccagatcttcaatgttttggactcgttggaatgttcttttgataacctaaccaacgatgggtcggatggtggatccggacatagtttacatacatttaagtgagatccggcttccaaaaagtacatcaatatcacttaagtgggcatatctcgagacagggttgccagatcttcaatgttttggactcgttggaaaggtcttttgatgacctaaccaacgatgggtcggatgatggacccgaacatagtttacatacatttaagtgagatccggatatatgtgaaaacacatttttatacataacttttgaactacttatcgaaacttcaatctgtataaaactagatctatgggaccctaaaccaagggttgccagatcttcaatgttttggactcattggaaaggtcttttgataacctaaccaacaataggtcggatggtggaaccggacatagtttacatacatttaagtgagatccggcttcaaaaaagtacatcaatatcacttaaggggccatatctcgagacagggttgccagatcttcaatgttttggactcattggaaaggtcttttgataacctaaccaacattaggtcggatggtggatccggacatagtttacatacatttaagtgagatccggcttcaaaaaagtatatcaatatcacttaagtggccatatctcgagacagggttgccagatcttcaatgttttggactcattggaaaggtcttttgataacctaaccaacaataggtcggatggtggaaccggacatagtttacatacatttaagtgagatccggcttcaaaaaagtatatcaatatcacttaagtggccatatctcgagacagggttgccagatcttcaatgttttggactcgttggaaaggtcttttgataacctaaccaacgttgggtcggatgatggacccggacatagtttacatacatttaagtgagatccaaatatatgtgaaaacacatttttatacataacttttgaactacttatcgaaacttcaatctgtataaaactagatctatgggaccctaaaccaagtcgaatgcaacaagttcgggtcaaatcggttcagccagtgccgagaaacatgagctagtttgttggtcacatacatacatacacacacacatacacacacacatacacacacacacatacacacacacatacacacagacatttgttcagttttcgattctgagtcgatatgtatacatgaaggtgggtctacgacgtttttatacgaagttcatttttagagcaggattatagccttacctcagtgaggaaggcaaaattcctgatttgagctggaattgctattttgtttttctgtgtgtttttgaaaccgccttgagtcagctgggctgcccatgttcgcataaatgtcccatatgcaaaaacagcaagctgagaaaaacgcatttgaagtttgtcccattcataaggctacgtgttaagttttcgcgaaaaaaaatgatttcctcctgatttctggaacatactgcccataattgaaaatccggctattatgccaaatcaagcattccgagaaaaacgcgttttagtgtttgtcactaaatctccgtcaaggcaatttcccataagagtggcatattagccgtttggttttcgcatcggcagccaagtctatacactattttagtgaaattcaagggtcagaagatgcgttggaacatcctctatcacctgatgctaatatctcgtttttgccaaaagtggatattagccgttttttcgatGGTGGGCagtataggctcttttgaaagagcacgcaattttgaaccaaactgcatcaataactcaaaatcgataaaaatgcatatgggacatttatgcgatcaggggcagtaggggtatttaaaaaacactcaaaaagcaaaaaaaggtgcCATATCAGCAAGATTGGTAGCCTTAGTTATAAAAGTATTcctacacggcgtgttttctagaacaaacttttcaggaaaaaatagtcatcgcaactttcaaatgtgtcttataggaaattttctcagctttccaatgcttctatgagcgaaatatttcgtcgggaaatttctgagatatctatattttaagttttttgttttaaaatccttaaacatttattggaaacatttaaataacagtccaggaaatttgtcaaatgatgtgtttcatgtgtcatttactcataaaaatgtgcaaaataagacaagaaacaactgtgtaaaaggttgcaaaccgcttaacattttgaaaatgaaatttttaccgattttatgaatatgtgggattcattcagaaattaaaatcattaaaaccgcattaaaatattatttttacaagaacaactAGATTATTAtataattgttgtgtacaaataacaccggtctgctctgatccagcttggaattagctgatacaaccgttttttcaggtttgagattgatgaggtttttcaagatttttatgaattaatATCATATTGAGGTTTTTCAAGGTTTTTCATATAACTATATGAAACCATTGAAAatcatctaaaaaaaacttagtatcatatgaaaagtgcccaaaaaatgcaaaaaagattGGGAAAATATTATGTTGTTTAGAGTAAGcgaagaaatacaaagcgtaacgcctgcgtactatgcgaggtttaactgtacaataagatatttttttatatatatatcaCACAGTCAATGATTGCTAGTAATGTTATCAAATCCCAAATACTTACCATTACTTTTAACCAAATCACGTAGTGAAAGCTCTGCTTATTGAGGATTTTAACCACAAAACTAATTACAAAACTCAATTAAGTACTAAATAAATCGAACGCATTGGTTTTGGCACTTATTGCCAATTTATTTTGCGCTTTTGTTACAGAACATAATTTGCCCCTCCTCCCTTCCTCTCTTTGCCTTCCTCCTAGGGTCGCACCATCCGACAGTCGAACGCCCGGGCGTACGTCTCCGTGTACAGCAGCGAGCAAATGGCCGCATTGTTGTCGTAGCTCATTTCCGGCACCTTAAACTCCGGATTGATGGCCACCTTCAGCGTGTACAGGCCAGTGTCCAGCTCGCTGATGTCCACCCACTGGCAGTCGATGTTGTGCCGGTAAATGTCCGCGCAGTTGATGGAAATTCCTGAAGGGAGACATTTTGATGGTtaaagtttttcatattttttttttttgaatgaaagtcATTTAAAAAACCGACCTTGATCTCCGTAGTTGGCACACGCGTACTTTGGTTCCGTTCCGGGAAGGCACTGGTTGTCCTCCAGACAGAAGGACGCTTTATGTCCCTCGGCGACCTTTTTACCGTGCCGGTCGTAGATATCGAACGTCGCAAAAACTTCCATGCTGTGGTAGTGCCTGCAGAAATGAATAAAAAGAAGCATGAATACTTAATGACTCTCTGACGAAAACGGCTCAAACTTACATGTGACACAGGTGCCACTCCCACAGATGCTTCGGAATGTGCGGCCGGAAGTCGGCTGTGCCCGTGTTGAGCACCCGGGCCGTAAACTTCATCAGCCTCCTCGTCTCCAGGTGCCAATTTGGATTATCCCGCTGAATCTCGTAAGCTTGCGTCGCCACACAATTCTCCTCCATCGCACACTGCAGCAAGTACATCAGTCGATCCTCCAGGTGCAGCGACTGCTCCATCTCCACGTGGTCAAACGCCAGGTCGGCCATCTTGTCCACGCAGGTCACCGCAGCCACGTGGCTCCCCCGTTCGCTgcacgatgcccacgaagtgaCCTCGTGGTGGGCGCACTCGGCCAAGCTACTCTCGTTGCCGTAGCACTCGGTTCCACTGAGCACGATCTCGGACCGGTTGGAACCACCGAAAAAGTCCGTCTGGATGGCGTCGTTGGCGTAGCCCATGCCCAGCTGCCGGCACACGACGTTACCCTCCAGCAGGGACCAACCGTCGGCGCAGATCGAGCCCCAAGGCCTGCCGGCGATGCGGACCTAATTGATGAAGAGCAAATTACAATTAGTATTAGTTTGCAATAACACAACTGGACATAtttgaagttgatgttagaaaaCGTTGATGTTATTGGTTTGCCCAAATCCTGTAAATTCTACGTCTAAAACGGTCGACTGACATttcgacgccgtcgtgctatcatgtcgtacgtcgctttttgacgttccgagataaactcaatgtaaacaataacaaacacggtttatttggttgaccattctgtgcattgcccgaAGCCAATGGCTGagtttggttgccggagtcccgagtaatATTCgaaaacgcgttctgacctgaaatccattTGGCCATTtgccgcacttacatcaattttcaagctgagccaagatagcacgacaagattgaaacttctttcatatgaaatgtggcaaaaatgcacggagtttttgtTCGGTTTTatggaatatctcaggattgaaatcgaattttggggatctgtgaaggtcaaaagtaagacattgtgagctgcacaaaatggcgttcctaactcaatttggctcaacatgcacgtacgacaagttagcacgacggcgacgatttgaCACGACACGACACGACGAtagttaccgtaaactggggtgactttgatagcccggggtgacattgatagaaatttgattttgtcactaattttgatacatccaatgtaacatttttgcatatgaatttcggtcattcgattttttttgtattttttaatccagctgaaacttttttggtgccttcggtatgcccaaagaagccattttccatcattagtttgtccatgtaaatttccatacaaatttggcagctggccatacaaaaatgatgcatgaaaattcaaaaatctgtatcttttgaagaaactttttgatcgttttggtgtcttcggcaaagttggaaGGACAAGGAaatttttacgaatgtttcatgttttaacattgaaaatcggaccattagttgctgaggtatcgacattagaaaatggtaagctgtttgggtgagacttaataaacttcaattttcgtgtttctttttctttaagccgctatatctcagcaaccagaggtccaatctttaatgtcttttagacaatcttatagcaaattttctgaactttttaaaaaaaaattagaagtgatcactcatggtcactaattttaaaaatcgaaaaactgcaaatttttcgctaaaatcaaactttcggtggctatatcttgaaaacagagccttttatcaaaaaaatctgtacagaacttttcgattggaaattcaattttacatcaaaaaattacgtcaaatttgtttttgcatgaaatttcgatttttttcccaaaaatcactattttttcaaaaattcttaacccggtggcagattttttgaccatgtttctgtatggctcaaaagttgcggggtgttgtcccctaaaacatatcaaaaaatctcgaaagtcaaaaaatacgtacaaatttttttcccgtgtacctatttttttctgaaaagtcctcaaaaatacctacaactttgcccaagacaccaaattgatcagaaaattcactcaaaagttacagctgtttgaatatttacataccatttttgtatgaacagcagccaaaattgtatggagacttgtatgggtgaaccaatgacgcaaaatagcttatttggttatagggaaggcccccacaaagtttaagtcaaatcaaaaaatacaaaaaaataaaaatggtcgaaatcggccgatttcgtagagagttgctcaaatacgtattttgggaaattgagattttgtgaaaaaatgttaattaaaaaatcggcaatttttttccgtgtacctattttttctcaatagtcctcaacaataccttcaactttgcccaagacaccaaattaatcagaaaatttattcaaattttacagatattcgaatatttacgtaccatttttgtatggacagctgtcaaaattgtatggagacttgtatgggtgaatcaatgacacaaaatagcttctttggtcatagggaaggcccccacaaagtttgagccaaataaaaaaaactaataaaatccatttccggttttggtagagaattgctcatctgtaaaattgtccaaaaaatacctctaaaaatggctttgaccacatttactggtcgaaattatgaatcgaaaaataaaatgttcgtctccgaccccacggctacaaatccgaattataaaaattgtgggtttttcgagtggttttccaatttttaagaacggatacagacatcgcccaagtatttcagaaaaagagcactaaaaaatcaggctttgagttccgggtttcgggaaagaattcaatcgaaagagcgcatcaaaaccATCTAAATAGtagtaggatttttttttcggggacgAATACCCGTCATGCAcgaatttttgaagatttctgaaaaaaggggttttctaaaagcaaaccttaaacctttctcttgtaagaaaggcaaaaataaaaagttttttagaaaatggtcaaaaaagaGGGGGGTGCCAAAGTAGAAAGGATGGTCCAATCGGCACCAAATTTCAGATTTCTgtcaactatcgatagatggacGTTTCCACCCAGTTTTGTCTGAATCGGTGAAAGTCGAGTCCAACAGTGTACCCAGTTGtcatggaatgacccatatatcaTTATGATACTTCATAGGATTTCCGGACATTTATTATTAGACTTTCGGAtctatgcgaaaacacatttttatacataacttttgaacaacTTATCGaaagttcatgaaatttatTAGCGACATATGGGACTCCAAACCGAGTTGAATGCGGTTTGTTGGACCAGAATCGGTTCAGCaagtcgtcgccatcgtgctaacttgtcgtacgtgcattttgggccaaattgagttaagaacgccattttgtgcagctcacaatgcctcaccttttgaccttcacagatccccaaaattcgatttcaatcctgagatattcaacaaaaaccgaaaaaactccgtgcatttttgtcacttttcatatgaaagtagtttcaatcttgtcgtgctatcttgtcacgccatgaaaattgatgtaagtgcgacaaaaggccaaagggatttcaggccaggaaagtcaggatgcgtttgtcgcacgtacaagctagactaccgtaaacatttgtaattataactcgggactccagcaaccaacttcaaccaaacttcgggacaatgcacagaatggtcagccaaacaaaacgtgtttgttattgtttacattgcgtgcgctcgtttttgtatattcaaggtcaaacattaaaacgcgtttttctcggaacgtcaaaatggcgggtgcgacaagatagcacgacgacgtcgaagtgCTGAGAAAATTGAGTGACATTTTTTGCACATAGGGTAGGGGACCCaaaaatcgcccactttatagtgggaattttggaaaatttgacgagaattcaatagaaatttatggttttcggTTTCGGTGCGCTGAAGTGCCTATTTgcgcccccctaaatccaattttcgcccacccgTGAAACCAGTTTTTGCCCACGACTAACATCAAGAACTCAATGGATTGATGGcaaaaaacttatcaaaaatggttttttattaTTGCACAACATGTTCTTGAAGCTAAATTTTGTTgatgtttagattttttgttcgaaaatttaatTGAAGTACAAAAACActccaaaatattttatgaaagacATTCTCATGGTTGTTAGAATTTTTTTCTAGGGAATATCGATTACATGAAGAAAGGCCTTCTGAGTAtgctaaaaaattcaaaacagaaAGTTTGGGGTTTTTTCGGACCCTTAAAAAAACCTCCAGAGTTGTTACCACCTACCTCAACTCGTCCCTCGTTCGGTATTCTGCCTCCGGCCAGCCGCACCTCAAACCCCTCGGCCGTCTCCAGGCGTGCCATTTTTGGCTTAAGCCGCTCTGGAATTGGCTTTTCGGTCAGGCTGTCTTCCTGCTCGTCCTGCTCCTCTTGTTGATCATCCTGACAAATTACCCCGGCAGCCTCACTCGGCTCGCAGTCACTGTGGCCCCATCCGTCAAAGTGACAATCGGCCAGCTCGCGCTCCTTCCCGGTGCAGAACAGATTATCCATCCAGAACTTTCCTTTTCAAACGGCACGAGcacacaaaattcaaattaaagacACACACTCCTGGCAGAGTGGCCAACTGAAGTTACTGAAGTTGAAGAACCAAAAAGCCGGGCATTAAGCGGCTTTTGTCGGATTAATTTACTTAC
Encoded here:
- the LOC6039086 gene encoding lysyl oxidase homolog 2B — encoded protein: MKFATHHHHRWHLQTLVIVVCFLVTVVLASQESALEKARLHRENMVRKYLKKLKKEEGAIKLVGGRGDFEGNIEIFHDGRWGAICDDEWDSTEAEVVCRQLGFPGHLKPTHSGHFGKAKRKFWMDNLFCTGKERELADCHFDGWGHSDCEPSEAAGVICQDDQQEEQDEQEDSLTEKPIPERLKPKMARLETAEGFEVRLAGGRIPNEGRVEVRIAGRPWGSICADGWSLLEGNVVCRQLGMGYANDAIQTDFFGGSNRSEIVLSGTECYGNESSLAECAHHEVTSWASCSERGSHVAAVTCVDKMADLAFDHVEMEQSLHLEDRLMYLLQCAMEENCVATQAYEIQRDNPNWHLETRRLMKFTARVLNTGTADFRPHIPKHLWEWHLCHMHYHSMEVFATFDIYDRHGKKVAEGHKASFCLEDNQCLPGTEPKYACANYGDQGISINCADIYRHNIDCQWVDISELDTGLYTLKVAINPEFKVPEMSYDNNAAICSLLYTETYARAFDCRMVRP